A stretch of the Actinomyces faecalis genome encodes the following:
- a CDS encoding type Z 30S ribosomal protein S14, giving the protein MAKTALIEKANRKPKFAVRAYTRCQRCGRPHSVYRKFGLCRICLREMALGGQLPGVSKSSW; this is encoded by the coding sequence ATGGCGAAGACCGCTCTGATCGAGAAGGCCAACCGTAAGCCGAAGTTCGCTGTTCGTGCCTACACGCGCTGCCAGCGCTGCGGCCGTCCGCACTCGGTGTACCGCAAGTTCGGCCTGTGCCGTATCTGCCTGCGCGAGATGGCCCTCGGCGGCCAGCTCCCCGGCGTGAGCAAGTCCAGCTGGTAA
- the rplE gene encoding 50S ribosomal protein L5, whose protein sequence is MAENTTPRLKAKYAEEVRPALLSEFQHGNVMEVGRVVKVVVNMGVGEAAHDSKMIEGAVRDLAAITGQKPQVTKARKSIAQFKLREGMPIGAHVTLRGDRMWEFLDRLISISLPRIRDFRGLSPKQFDGNGNYTFGLTEQSVFHEIDADSIDRVRGMDITVVTTAKTDEEARSLLKQLGFPFKEK, encoded by the coding sequence ATGGCTGAGAACACCACCCCCCGCCTGAAGGCCAAGTACGCCGAGGAGGTGCGCCCCGCCCTGCTGAGCGAGTTCCAGCACGGCAACGTGATGGAGGTCGGGCGTGTCGTCAAGGTCGTCGTCAACATGGGTGTCGGCGAGGCTGCTCACGACTCCAAGATGATCGAGGGCGCCGTGCGCGACCTGGCTGCCATCACCGGTCAGAAGCCCCAGGTCACCAAGGCCCGCAAGTCCATCGCCCAGTTCAAGCTGCGTGAGGGCATGCCGATCGGTGCGCACGTCACGCTGCGCGGCGACCGCATGTGGGAGTTCCTGGACCGCCTCATCTCGATCTCGCTTCCTCGCATCCGCGACTTCCGCGGCCTGTCCCCGAAGCAGTTCGACGGCAACGGCAACTACACCTTCGGTCTTACGGAGCAGTCCGTGTTCCACGAGATCGATGCTGACTCCATCGACCGCGTGCGCGGCATGGACATCACCGTGGTGACCACGGCCAAGACCGACGAGGAGGCCCGCTCGCTGCTCAAGCAGCTCGGCTTCCCCTTCAAGGAGAAGTGA
- the rpsE gene encoding 30S ribosomal protein S5, with the protein MAAPQRDRSASSDGSARNENDERRGEGRGRRDRNNDRRDRNNGRGNDDKYIERVVTINRVSKVVKGGRRFTFTALVVVGDGEGTVGVGYGKAKEVPAAIAKAVEVAKKNFFHVPMIRRTIPHLVQGEDSAGVVLLRPASPGTGVIAGGPVRAVLDCAGVHDILSKSLGSSNAINIVHATVAALKQLEQPEGVAARRGLPLEDVAPQSMLRARAEGEADKRAAAEKKEAEKAAEGVGA; encoded by the coding sequence ATGGCTGCACCGCAGCGAGACAGGTCCGCGTCGTCTGACGGCTCGGCCCGCAACGAGAACGACGAGCGTCGTGGCGAGGGCCGCGGCCGTCGCGACCGCAACAACGACCGCCGGGACCGCAACAACGGCCGCGGCAACGACGACAAGTACATCGAGCGCGTCGTCACCATCAACCGTGTGTCCAAGGTCGTCAAGGGCGGCCGTCGCTTCACCTTCACGGCCCTGGTCGTCGTGGGTGACGGTGAGGGCACGGTCGGCGTCGGCTACGGCAAGGCGAAGGAAGTTCCCGCCGCCATTGCCAAGGCGGTCGAGGTCGCGAAGAAGAACTTCTTCCACGTCCCGATGATTCGCCGCACTATCCCGCACCTGGTCCAGGGCGAGGACTCCGCCGGAGTCGTCCTCCTGCGTCCGGCCTCCCCGGGTACCGGTGTGATCGCCGGTGGTCCGGTGCGCGCTGTGCTGGACTGTGCCGGCGTCCACGACATCCTGTCCAAGTCGCTCGGCTCCTCGAACGCGATCAACATCGTCCACGCGACGGTGGCCGCGCTCAAGCAGCTCGAGCAGCCTGAGGGCGTGGCCGCCCGTCGTGGCCTGCCCCTGGAGGACGTCGCCCCGCAGTCGATGCTGCGGGCTCGCGCTGAGGGCGAGGCTGACAAGCGCGCCGCGGCCGAGAAGAAGGAGGCCGAGAAGGCCGCTGAAGGAGTGGGTGCGTGA
- the rplO gene encoding 50S ribosomal protein L15 — protein sequence MADSTKNEDKVQVVKLHHLRPAPGSKKAKTRVGRGEGSKGKTSGRGTKGTKARYQVRAGFEGGQMPLHMRLPKLRGFRNPNRVEFQPVNVGRIAELFPEGGAVSVEDLVAKGAVRGGRLVKVLGSGDVNVKLDITVDAWSGSAKEKVEAAGGSIAAR from the coding sequence ATGGCTGACAGCACGAAGAACGAGGACAAGGTCCAGGTCGTCAAGCTGCACCACCTGCGTCCGGCCCCCGGTTCGAAGAAGGCCAAGACCCGCGTGGGTCGTGGTGAGGGCTCGAAGGGTAAGACCTCGGGACGTGGTACCAAGGGCACCAAGGCCCGCTACCAGGTCCGCGCGGGCTTCGAGGGTGGTCAGATGCCGCTGCACATGCGTCTGCCCAAGCTCCGTGGCTTCCGCAACCCGAACCGCGTGGAGTTCCAGCCGGTCAACGTCGGCCGTATCGCCGAGCTCTTCCCCGAGGGCGGCGCGGTGAGTGTTGAGGACCTCGTGGCCAAGGGCGCCGTCCGCGGCGGCCGTCTGGTCAAGGTGCTCGGCAGCGGTGACGTCAACGTCAAGCTCGACATCACTGTCGACGCCTGGTCCGGCTCCGCCAAGGAGAAGGTCGAGGCGGCTGGCGGGTCCATCGCGGCCCGCTGA
- the rpmD gene encoding 50S ribosomal protein L30: MASATENKQLRITQVRSGIGGTRRQRETLHSLGLRKIRQSVVREDNPSVRGMIATVTHLVTVEEA, encoded by the coding sequence ATGGCTTCCGCCACCGAGAACAAGCAGCTCAGGATCACGCAGGTCCGCTCGGGCATTGGCGGCACGCGTCGCCAGCGCGAGACCCTGCACTCTCTTGGCCTGCGTAAGATCCGCCAGTCCGTCGTGCGTGAGGACAACCCCTCTGTGCGCGGCATGATCGCCACGGTGACCCACCTGGTCACCGTTGAGGAGGCCTGA
- the rpsH gene encoding 30S ribosomal protein S8, protein MTMTDPIADMLTRLRNANNAYHDAVSMPSSKLKVSIAEMLKAEGYIADFEVSDAQVGKTLTLSLKYGANRQRAIQGLKRVSKPGLRVYAKSTNLPKVLGGLGVAILSTSSGLLTDKQAEAKGVGGEVLAYVW, encoded by the coding sequence ATGACTATGACAGACCCGATCGCAGACATGCTGACCCGTCTGCGTAACGCAAACAACGCCTACCACGACGCCGTCTCGATGCCGTCGAGCAAGCTCAAGGTGAGCATCGCCGAGATGCTCAAGGCCGAGGGCTACATCGCCGACTTCGAGGTCTCCGACGCACAGGTCGGCAAGACGCTCACGCTGAGCCTGAAGTACGGAGCCAACCGCCAGCGGGCCATCCAGGGCCTCAAGCGAGTCTCCAAGCCCGGCCTTCGCGTGTACGCCAAGTCCACGAACCTGCCCAAGGTCCTCGGCGGTCTGGGGGTGGCCATCCTGTCCACCTCCTCCGGCCTCCTGACCGACAAGCAGGCTGAGGCCAAGGGCGTGGGCGGCGAAGTCCTCGCCTACGTCTGGTGA
- the rplR gene encoding 50S ribosomal protein L18, which produces MAYAIKRGKSKTLARKIRHQRVRKHVNGTAERPRLVVTRSNRHMVAQVVDDTIGHTLCSASTLEDAVKGAEGHKVGAAHKVGELVAERAKALGIEAVVFDRGGMKYHGRVAAVAEGAREGGLKL; this is translated from the coding sequence ATGGCTTACGCGATCAAGAGGGGCAAGTCCAAGACCCTTGCCCGCAAGATCCGCCACCAGCGCGTGCGCAAGCACGTCAACGGCACCGCCGAGCGCCCCCGCCTCGTCGTTACCCGGTCCAACCGTCACATGGTGGCCCAGGTTGTCGACGACACGATCGGCCACACCCTGTGCTCCGCCTCCACGCTCGAGGACGCCGTCAAGGGCGCCGAGGGCCACAAGGTCGGCGCTGCGCACAAGGTCGGTGAGCTCGTCGCCGAGCGCGCCAAGGCCCTGGGCATCGAAGCGGTCGTCTTCGACCGTGGCGGAATGAAGTACCACGGTCGCGTCGCGGCCGTCGCGGAGGGCGCCCGTGAGGGCGGCCTGAAGCTCTGA
- the rplF gene encoding 50S ribosomal protein L6, with the protein MSRIGRLPVPVPAGVDVTIDGNDVTVKGPKGTLSRTIAQPLSVTRQEDGTILVTRPNDERESRSLHGLSRTLINNMIVGVTEGYTRNLEIVGTGYRAAQKGTGIELSLGFSHTVVVEAPEGITLKVDGNLKIEVSGISKEQVGEVAANIRKIRPPEPYKGKGVRYAGENVRRKVGKAGK; encoded by the coding sequence ATGTCTCGTATTGGACGTCTTCCCGTTCCGGTTCCCGCCGGAGTGGACGTGACCATCGACGGCAACGACGTGACCGTCAAGGGTCCCAAGGGCACCCTGTCGCGCACGATCGCGCAGCCGCTGAGCGTCACCCGACAGGAGGACGGCACCATCCTGGTGACCCGTCCCAACGACGAGCGTGAGTCCCGCTCGCTGCACGGCCTGTCGCGCACGCTCATTAACAACATGATCGTCGGCGTGACCGAGGGCTACACGAGGAACCTCGAGATCGTCGGAACCGGTTACCGCGCTGCCCAGAAGGGCACGGGCATCGAGCTCTCGCTCGGTTTCTCGCACACCGTGGTCGTCGAGGCTCCTGAGGGCATCACCCTCAAGGTGGACGGCAACCTCAAGATCGAGGTCTCCGGCATCTCCAAGGAGCAGGTCGGCGAGGTCGCCGCGAACATCCGCAAGATCCGCCCCCCGGAGCCCTACAAGGGCAAGGGCGTGCGCTACGCCGGCGAGAACGTGCGCCGCAAGGTCGGAAAGGCTGGTAAGTGA